One region of candidate division WOR-1 bacterium RIFOXYB2_FULL_36_35 genomic DNA includes:
- a CDS encoding nucleotide exchange factor GrpE codes for METENQDTKNEPQVPNQGEGIEIKDELETFQGDLEALKDEINKKEDENKELKNKLLRTLADFDNYKKRIAKEKEELIKFGNETLVFELLPVLDCFEHAIAAAKKSNDENIILGIELVKKQMIDTFKKLGVFEVEAIDKPYDPHFHEAMSKQESDKPENTVICELRKGYTLNGKLVRPAMVIVSEKK; via the coding sequence ATGGAGACAGAAAACCAGGATACGAAAAATGAACCCCAAGTTCCTAATCAAGGTGAAGGGATAGAGATAAAGGATGAATTAGAAACCTTTCAGGGCGATCTTGAAGCCTTAAAAGATGAAATAAACAAAAAAGAAGACGAAAACAAAGAATTAAAAAACAAACTTTTAAGAACACTTGCAGATTTTGACAATTACAAAAAAAGAATAGCAAAAGAAAAGGAAGAGCTTATAAAGTTTGGAAATGAAACATTAGTTTTCGAGTTGCTGCCGGTTCTTGATTGTTTTGAACATGCGATTGCTGCGGCAAAAAAGTCAAATGACGAAAATATCATTTTAGGGATAGAACTTGTAAAGAAACAGATGATTGATACATTTAAAAAACTGGGAGTTTTTGAGGTTGAGGCAATAGATAAACCATATGACCCTCATTTCCATGAAGCCATGAGCAAACAAGAATCTGACAAACCTGAAAATACTGTAATCTGTGAACTAAGAAAGGGGTATACATTAAACGGAAAACTTGTAAGGCCGGCAATGGTAATTGTATCAGAGAAAAAATAG
- a CDS encoding molecular chaperone DnaK, with protein MSKEKIIGIDLGTTNSCVAVMSGGESVVIPNPEGGRTTPSVVSFPKEGERIVGQVAKRQAITHPENTIFSIKRFMGRIFNEITEETKHIPYKVVKGKNDAAAVEISGKQYTPPEISAIILQKLKKSAEDYLGEPVKKAVITVPAYFNDSQRQATKDAGTIAGLEVIRIINEPTAASLAYGMDKKKNEKIAIYDLGGGTFDISILEIGEGVFEVKATNGDTHLGGDNFDHTIIEWLLDDFKKDNGIDLSKDKMALQRLKEAAEKAKIELSTTIETEINLPFITADSSGPRHLVVKLTRSKLEQIVGDLIERTLTPCKQAIQDSGLTTKEIDEVILVGGQTRMPKVQETVKNFFGKEPHKGVNPDEVVAIGAAIQGGVLAGEVKEMVLLDVTPLTLGIETWGRVMTPLIEKNTTIPTSKSQVFSTAADGQTSVEVHILQGERPMADDNRSLGRFHLEGIPPAPRGIPQIEVTFDIDANGILHVSAKDKGTGKEQKITITASSGLSKEDIEKMKKEAEAHESEDKKKKEEIDIRNQADAMVYTVEKTLKESTDKVDTATKEKVEKELNEMKEVLKGTDFSKIKEQLERLQKEVYAMSEQIYKAQSTTQQGQTASAPGQEGGNASQDEKKDNDDKTIDADFEMKKDNEEKK; from the coding sequence ATGTCAAAAGAAAAAATCATAGGAATAGATTTAGGGACCACAAATTCATGTGTGGCTGTAATGTCAGGAGGAGAATCTGTTGTAATCCCAAATCCAGAGGGGGGACGCACCACCCCATCAGTTGTTTCATTTCCAAAAGAAGGAGAGAGGATTGTAGGGCAAGTCGCAAAAAGACAGGCGATAACCCATCCAGAAAATACAATCTTCTCCATCAAAAGATTCATGGGAAGAATTTTTAATGAAATAACAGAAGAGACAAAACACATCCCATACAAAGTTGTAAAAGGAAAAAATGATGCAGCCGCTGTTGAAATTTCAGGAAAACAATATACTCCTCCAGAAATATCCGCGATTATTTTACAAAAGCTTAAAAAATCCGCGGAAGATTATCTCGGAGAACCTGTTAAAAAAGCGGTAATTACGGTACCGGCTTATTTCAACGATTCTCAACGGCAAGCAACAAAAGACGCGGGAACAATTGCCGGGCTTGAAGTTATTCGTATTATTAACGAACCGACCGCTGCATCGCTGGCTTACGGAATGGACAAGAAAAAAAATGAAAAGATTGCTATATATGACTTAGGCGGAGGAACATTTGACATATCAATTCTTGAGATAGGTGAAGGGGTTTTTGAAGTTAAAGCGACAAACGGCGATACTCATCTTGGCGGAGATAATTTTGACCACACAATAATAGAGTGGCTTCTTGATGATTTTAAAAAAGACAATGGTATAGATTTATCAAAAGATAAAATGGCGCTTCAGAGACTTAAAGAAGCGGCAGAAAAAGCAAAAATAGAGCTTTCAACTACAATAGAAACTGAAATAAACCTTCCGTTCATTACAGCAGATTCATCAGGGCCAAGACATCTGGTTGTAAAACTGACAAGATCTAAGCTTGAACAAATTGTGGGGGATCTTATTGAAAGGACCCTCACCCCCTGCAAGCAAGCCATTCAAGATTCTGGACTTACAACAAAAGAGATAGATGAAGTTATTTTAGTGGGCGGACAGACAAGGATGCCAAAAGTTCAAGAGACTGTAAAAAACTTTTTCGGAAAAGAACCTCATAAAGGAGTAAATCCTGACGAAGTAGTAGCTATCGGGGCGGCAATTCAGGGAGGAGTTCTTGCGGGAGAAGTAAAAGAGATGGTCCTTTTAGATGTGACCCCTCTTACTCTGGGGATTGAAACCTGGGGAAGAGTCATGACCCCTCTTATTGAAAAAAACACAACAATTCCAACATCAAAATCGCAAGTATTTTCAACGGCAGCGGACGGACAAACATCCGTAGAGGTCCATATTCTTCAGGGTGAACGACCAATGGCTGATGACAACAGATCTCTCGGACGTTTTCATTTGGAAGGTATTCCTCCTGCGCCAAGAGGGATACCACAAATTGAGGTCACTTTTGATATTGACGCAAACGGAATCCTTCATGTGTCAGCAAAAGATAAGGGGACAGGAAAAGAACAAAAGATCACAATTACAGCGTCATCCGGCCTTTCAAAAGAAGATATTGAAAAAATGAAAAAAGAAGCAGAGGCCCATGAATCAGAAGACAAAAAGAAAAAAGAAGAAATAGATATCCGCAATCAGGCAGACGCAATGGTTTATACTGTTGAAAAGACACTAAAAGAATCGACAGATAAGGTTGACACCGCAACAAAAGAGAAGGTAGAAAAAGAGCTAAATGAAATGAAAGAAGTTTTAAAAGGGACAGATTTCTCCAAGATAAAAGAACAACTTGAAAGACTTCAAAAAGAAGTTTACGCTATGTCAGAACAGATATATAAAGCACAATCGACAACACAACAGGGGCAAACTGCCTCCGCTCCGGGGCAGGAAGGGGGAAACGCTTCTCAAGATGAAAAAAAAGATAACGACGATAAAACAATCGACGCCGATTTTGAAATGAAAAAGGATAATGAGGAAAAGAAATAG